From Bacillus sp. FSL K6-3431, the proteins below share one genomic window:
- a CDS encoding ABC transporter ATP-binding protein, protein MNATREKVLSLTNLTMSYGGKQVLNGIDLEVFKGQIIGYIGPNGAGKSTTVKVMLGLVEGYQGKVEIFGWDIASGDHTYKSKIGYVPENAEAYDNLTASEYLTFIGELFGLSQEKAEQKAIKLMQEFGLADVFHARLSSFSKGMKQKVLIISSLLHDPDLLFLDEPLSGLDANSVMIIKELLAQLAAQGKTIFYSSHIMDVVEKISSRIILLVEGRIVADGSFEELKERSKEGTLEEIFNQLTGFDEHKSIAENIVATVREGCANE, encoded by the coding sequence ATGAATGCGACAAGGGAAAAAGTGTTATCGCTGACCAATTTAACGATGAGTTATGGTGGGAAACAAGTGTTAAATGGGATCGATTTGGAAGTTTTTAAAGGGCAAATTATCGGTTATATCGGCCCAAATGGTGCGGGAAAGAGCACAACAGTGAAAGTCATGCTTGGATTAGTTGAAGGTTATCAAGGAAAGGTTGAAATCTTCGGCTGGGATATTGCAAGTGGGGATCATACATATAAAAGTAAAATTGGCTATGTTCCTGAGAATGCGGAAGCTTATGATAATCTTACTGCTAGTGAGTATTTAACATTTATTGGTGAGTTATTTGGACTGTCACAAGAGAAAGCGGAGCAAAAGGCAATTAAACTAATGCAGGAATTTGGATTAGCTGACGTTTTCCATGCCAGACTATCCTCTTTTTCGAAAGGAATGAAACAAAAGGTTTTAATTATCTCGAGTTTACTGCATGATCCAGATTTATTATTTCTAGATGAACCATTAAGTGGATTAGATGCAAATAGTGTGATGATTATTAAAGAACTTCTGGCACAGCTCGCTGCACAAGGAAAAACAATTTTTTACTCGTCGCACATCATGGATGTAGTGGAAAAAATCAGTAGCCGAATTATCTTACTTGTAGAGGGAAGGATAGTTGCGGATGGAAGCTTTGAGGAGTTAAAAGAACGAAGTAAAGAAGGGACACTTGAGGAGATATTTAATCAGTTGACAGGTTTTGATGAGCATAAAAGTATTGCTGAAAACATTGTTGCCACTGTCAGAGAGGGATGTGCCAATGAATGA
- a CDS encoding ABC transporter ATP-binding protein, whose amino-acid sequence MEAQKDGLHVTGISKSFGEVNVLKQLDLSVQKGEFLSIVGRSGCGKSTFLRLLAGLDKPTTGEIKLDRQVTQGINPEVRVMFQDSRLLPWLTVIENVQLGLAKVDGVKGKAEMKRLAADMLEQVGLKGRENEWPHVLSGGQKQRVSLARALISKPKLLLLDEPLGALDAFTRLEMHQLISSLWEEQQFTAFLVTHDVAEAIALADRVLLLEEGNIAMDLNITIQRPRERDNHEVTELEKMVINRVMDV is encoded by the coding sequence ATGGAAGCACAAAAGGATGGTCTCCATGTAACAGGAATTTCAAAGTCATTTGGGGAAGTAAATGTGCTCAAGCAACTTGATTTATCTGTGCAAAAAGGGGAGTTTTTATCGATTGTTGGTAGAAGTGGCTGCGGAAAAAGCACATTCCTACGCTTATTAGCCGGTTTAGACAAACCTACTACAGGTGAAATTAAGTTGGATCGGCAAGTCACCCAAGGAATAAATCCCGAAGTACGCGTAATGTTTCAGGATTCAAGGCTTTTACCATGGCTAACTGTTATCGAAAATGTTCAACTGGGATTGGCTAAGGTCGATGGGGTGAAAGGTAAAGCGGAAATGAAAAGACTGGCAGCTGACATGCTAGAACAAGTCGGGTTAAAAGGTAGAGAGAATGAATGGCCGCATGTTTTATCAGGGGGGCAGAAACAAAGGGTTTCCTTGGCGAGAGCATTAATTAGTAAACCAAAACTATTATTATTGGATGAACCTTTAGGGGCACTTGATGCTTTTACAAGACTAGAAATGCATCAATTGATTTCAAGCCTATGGGAAGAACAACAGTTTACGGCTTTCCTAGTGACGCATGATGTGGCAGAAGCAATAGCCCTTGCTGACCGAGTCCTTTTATTGGAAGAAGGCAACATTGCAATGGATTTGAATATCACCATTCAGAGACCAAGAGAAAGAGATAATCATGAGGTTACCGAATTAGAAAAAATGGTCATCAACCGCGTAATGGACGTATAA
- the ssuC gene encoding aliphatic sulfonate ABC transporter permease SsuC, with protein sequence MKNNKIFKLEGIIPWVVPVVLLLIWQVCSSNEVISSRLFPPPTAIILTAIELFKSGDLYYHMGISTYRALIGLLIGGGIGFILGLMNGLFPFAGRFFDSTIQMIRNVPHLALIPLVIIWFGIGETAKIFLVSLGVFFPIYVNTYHGIRTVDRGLIEMGRVYGLSPLELFNKIILPGALPSIFVGLRYSLGLMWLTLIVAETIASDSGIGYMAMNAREFMKTDVIILSIIIYALLGKLADVLAKLIEEKTLKWHPSYAKQK encoded by the coding sequence ATGAAGAATAATAAGATTTTTAAGTTAGAAGGAATCATACCGTGGGTTGTTCCAGTAGTGCTTTTACTTATTTGGCAAGTATGCTCTTCTAATGAAGTTATTTCATCAAGGTTATTTCCACCACCAACAGCGATTATATTGACAGCAATAGAATTATTTAAATCTGGTGACCTTTATTATCATATGGGTATAAGTACATACCGGGCGCTGATTGGTTTATTGATTGGTGGAGGAATTGGGTTTATTTTAGGGCTAATGAATGGATTATTTCCATTTGCGGGAAGGTTTTTTGATTCGACGATTCAGATGATCCGAAATGTGCCTCACTTAGCTTTGATACCACTAGTGATTATTTGGTTTGGTATTGGTGAAACAGCGAAGATCTTTCTTGTTTCCTTAGGTGTTTTTTTTCCTATATACGTAAATACGTATCACGGAATCCGCACAGTGGACCGAGGATTGATAGAAATGGGGAGAGTGTATGGACTTAGTCCATTAGAACTCTTCAATAAAATCATTTTACCAGGGGCGCTCCCGTCTATTTTCGTTGGTTTGCGATATTCCTTAGGGTTGATGTGGTTAACGCTAATCGTAGCGGAAACGATTGCATCTGATTCCGGTATCGGCTATATGGCTATGAATGCCCGTGAATTTATGAAAACAGATGTGATTATTTTAAGTATTATTATTTACGCATTATTAGGGAAATTAGCCGATGTTTTAGCAAAATTAATTGAGGAAAAAACACTTAAATGGCATCCAAGTTATGCTAAACAGAAATAA
- a CDS encoding aliphatic sulfonate ABC transporter substrate-binding protein, with translation MKKAWLSIFIGISIIFVLAGCNNDPKGTSSEANSASTDSTEKVKIGFQKGNTLHILKSLGYLDEKLKEENISIEWVELATGGALLEALNTNNIDFGHAADANAVFAQAAGMPLVYIASEHPNPEGLAIIVHGDSDIKTAADLKGKKVSIGKGWNSHYLLMKALQKEGLTSDDVNFAYVKDASEGRAAFESERVDALGFWDPFLAVLENDISPRILFDGEGFTNNRTYYFASDEYSTKNSDVIKTILEELEKADQWANENKPELAKMLADSLGIPLEAIERTVERRTYGVQKITESVVAEQQDIADIFLQEKLIEAEISVSDMVTEDPAWFPDNLE, from the coding sequence ATGAAAAAGGCTTGGTTGTCCATTTTTATAGGGATATCGATCATCTTTGTCCTTGCTGGATGTAATAATGATCCAAAAGGAACTTCATCAGAGGCCAACTCTGCCTCAACAGATTCTACAGAAAAGGTGAAAATAGGTTTTCAAAAAGGGAATACATTACATATTCTTAAAAGTTTAGGCTATTTAGATGAAAAGTTAAAAGAAGAAAACATTTCAATCGAATGGGTGGAACTCGCTACAGGTGGAGCATTACTTGAAGCGTTAAATACAAATAATATTGATTTTGGTCATGCAGCAGATGCGAACGCAGTTTTCGCTCAAGCGGCAGGTATGCCGTTAGTTTATATTGCATCGGAGCATCCTAATCCTGAGGGTCTTGCGATTATCGTCCATGGGGATTCCGATATAAAAACAGCAGCTGATTTGAAAGGGAAAAAGGTTTCCATCGGAAAGGGCTGGAATTCTCACTATCTATTAATGAAAGCCTTGCAAAAGGAAGGCCTCACTTCAGATGATGTTAATTTTGCTTATGTAAAAGATGCATCAGAAGGAAGAGCAGCATTTGAATCTGAACGAGTCGATGCGTTGGGCTTTTGGGATCCATTCCTTGCTGTATTAGAAAATGATATTAGTCCGAGGATTCTATTTGATGGCGAAGGATTTACAAATAACCGAACATATTACTTTGCTTCGGATGAGTATTCAACAAAAAATAGCGACGTAATAAAGACAATTCTTGAAGAATTGGAGAAAGCAGACCAATGGGCAAATGAAAATAAACCAGAACTAGCTAAAATGCTTGCGGACTCATTAGGTATTCCATTGGAAGCAATTGAAAGAACAGTAGAGCGCAGAACATATGGCGTGCAAAAAATCACTGAATCAGTTGTAGCCGAACAACAAGACATAGCCGATATATTTTTACAAGAAAAATTAATAGAAGCTGAGATTTCAGTATCTGACATGGTTACTGAAGATCCTGCTTGGTTTCCAGATAATCTAGAATAG
- a CDS encoding ABC transporter ATP-binding protein, translating to MVNKAEKQNHGNAPTPSIRPGRHIPTGPVVKAKNTKETLYRLWNYLRKQKTGLIAVTIFTAISAVLMLTGPYLIGMSIDRYIVPRDYDGLVTVCLVLLGVYIASSVFSWLQMHVMASVSQHTVRDMRKELFDKIQRLPIPYFDKTPHGELMSRTTNDMETVSNTLNQSMAQFINSVLTLVGVIIFMLVMDVWLTLVSMVIIPLVILTTKKVASYTRKFFSNQQKELGSLNGFIEETVTGQKVIKVYRREAKTLEQFQEKNWALRDVTKKAQIFAGIMGPSMNFINNLSFALIAGIGGWMALREVVTIGIVVAFLNYSRQFSRPINELASQFNLLQSAIAGAERIFEVMDEVEEDDDEERPSHPYIQSSIQFENVTFSYTKEDGPVLKNVSFTADKGQHIALVGPTGAGKTTIVNLLTRFYDIEEGSIKIDGKDIKVWDRNSLRRRIGIVLQDAFLFSDSVMENIRYGRLDATDIEVIAAAKMANADGFIRKLPNGYTSELSADGGNLSHGQRQLITIARAILADPDILILDEATSSIDTRTESQIQEAMKTLMAGRTSFVIAHRLSTIREADVILVIKDGEIYERGNHDILMEKKGFYYELQMNVVNAQQAI from the coding sequence ATGGTTAATAAGGCAGAAAAACAAAATCATGGTAACGCTCCTACCCCTAGCATTCGTCCAGGACGCCATATACCGACAGGCCCTGTTGTGAAAGCGAAAAATACAAAAGAGACATTGTACAGACTTTGGAATTATTTACGTAAGCAAAAAACGGGATTAATTGCAGTTACTATTTTCACAGCTATTAGTGCAGTGCTTATGTTAACGGGACCATATTTAATTGGGATGTCCATTGATCGTTACATTGTTCCTCGTGATTATGATGGTCTTGTTACAGTATGTCTTGTGTTACTTGGTGTTTATATTGCAAGTTCTGTTTTTTCTTGGCTGCAAATGCATGTCATGGCTTCGGTATCGCAACATACGGTACGTGATATGCGTAAGGAATTATTTGATAAAATTCAGAGACTGCCAATTCCCTATTTTGATAAAACACCTCATGGTGAGCTTATGAGTCGAACCACGAATGACATGGAAACAGTCTCGAATACACTAAATCAAAGTATGGCGCAATTTATTAATAGTGTCTTGACATTAGTTGGAGTCATTATTTTCATGCTCGTCATGGATGTATGGTTAACGCTCGTTAGTATGGTGATCATCCCGCTTGTTATTTTAACTACGAAAAAAGTGGCATCATATACGCGGAAATTTTTCAGTAATCAACAAAAAGAGCTTGGTTCTTTAAATGGTTTTATAGAAGAAACGGTCACGGGTCAGAAAGTCATCAAGGTATATCGTAGAGAAGCGAAGACACTTGAGCAATTCCAAGAAAAAAATTGGGCGCTTCGCGATGTGACGAAAAAAGCGCAAATTTTTGCTGGTATTATGGGTCCTTCCATGAACTTTATAAACAATTTAAGCTTTGCTCTTATAGCGGGGATTGGTGGTTGGATGGCTTTACGCGAGGTTGTCACAATTGGAATTGTTGTTGCGTTTCTTAATTACTCGCGCCAATTCAGCCGACCAATTAACGAGCTAGCGAGCCAATTTAATTTATTACAATCAGCCATTGCTGGCGCGGAACGAATATTTGAAGTGATGGATGAAGTGGAGGAAGATGATGATGAAGAGCGTCCGTCACATCCATATATTCAAAGTAGTATTCAATTTGAAAATGTTACCTTCTCTTATACAAAAGAAGATGGGCCTGTTTTGAAAAATGTCTCCTTTACAGCTGACAAAGGACAACATATCGCGCTTGTAGGACCAACAGGTGCAGGTAAAACGACAATTGTTAATTTATTAACTCGTTTTTACGATATTGAAGAAGGCAGTATTAAGATAGATGGTAAAGATATAAAAGTGTGGGATCGTAACAGCTTGAGGAGGCGTATTGGGATTGTATTGCAGGATGCTTTTTTATTTAGCGACTCCGTCATGGAAAATATTCGTTATGGAAGGCTAGATGCAACAGATATCGAAGTAATTGCAGCAGCGAAAATGGCGAATGCCGATGGCTTTATTCGCAAGCTCCCGAATGGATACACATCAGAGTTATCAGCAGATGGGGGGAATCTAAGTCATGGTCAGCGCCAGCTTATAACGATTGCTCGAGCAATATTAGCAGATCCTGATATACTAATTCTGGATGAAGCGACAAGTAGCATTGATACAAGAACAGAGAGTCAAATTCAAGAAGCAATGAAAACATTAATGGCTGGGCGCACTAGCTTTGTCATCGCTCACAGACTCAGTACAATTCGGGAGGCGGACGTAATTCTTGTTATTAAAGACGGAGAGATTTACGAGCGCGGCAATCATGATATTTTAATGGAGAAAAAAGGATTTTATTACGAGTTACAAATGAATGTTGTAAACGCGCAGCAAGCGATATAG
- a CDS encoding ABC transporter ATP-binding protein, whose product MSKLIRYLKPHWLFVLLAPLFMVLEVCMDLLQPRLMASIIDEGVMKRDLSLVQSTGAWMLLVAFIGLLGGVGCTIFASYASVYFAADLREDLYSRVQSFAFKQLDRFSGGQLVTRLTNDVTQLQLFVEMVLKIFVRAPLLTVGSLIMAIMISPKLALILAASIPLLFVVLFLLIRFAFPLFSKVQEKLDGVNNVLQENLRGMRLVKAFVRGDFERKKFREQNTNYTEFAVKAFRIMALNMPVMMLIMNVTIVAVLWFGAGQTWAGNLPVGELVAFINYVTQVLFSLLMAGMLMMAVSRAKASANRVNELLTIEAEKQILSAEPLKNVQGHIEFNHVSFTYDKDQALILDAISFEAKPGQTLAILGAAGAGKSTLIQLIPGLYEATGGTVSIDGKNVLDIPFDELRKQIGYVLQETILFSGTIYENISFGKSAATREEVEAAAKAANAHEFISNMQNGYETNLGQRGVNLSGGQKQRIAIARALLLRPAVLILDDSTSAVDVKTETAIQKALKTEWSNSTCIFIAQRISSVVDADHIIVMENGKIAAEGNHPELLAESKIYQDIYASQQKREEVLHG is encoded by the coding sequence TTGAGTAAGCTCATCCGCTATCTAAAACCACATTGGCTTTTTGTCCTGCTTGCCCCACTCTTTATGGTGTTGGAGGTTTGTATGGATTTATTACAGCCACGATTAATGGCGAGTATTATAGATGAAGGCGTCATGAAAAGGGACCTATCACTCGTTCAGTCAACAGGTGCCTGGATGCTACTCGTCGCATTTATTGGTTTACTTGGGGGTGTTGGTTGTACGATTTTTGCAAGTTATGCATCTGTTTATTTCGCGGCAGATTTACGTGAAGATTTATATAGCCGTGTGCAAAGCTTTGCTTTTAAACAGCTTGATCGCTTTTCTGGTGGTCAGCTCGTTACAAGGTTAACGAATGATGTTACGCAACTTCAGCTTTTCGTAGAAATGGTATTGAAGATTTTTGTTCGTGCTCCTTTACTGACGGTTGGAAGTCTTATTATGGCGATTATGATCAGTCCGAAATTGGCGCTTATTTTAGCTGCATCTATTCCCCTTCTATTCGTTGTTTTATTTTTACTCATCCGTTTTGCATTTCCTTTATTTTCAAAGGTGCAAGAAAAACTAGATGGTGTAAATAACGTGTTACAGGAGAATTTACGCGGGATGCGCCTTGTGAAGGCATTTGTCCGCGGTGATTTTGAACGAAAGAAGTTTCGAGAGCAAAATACGAATTATACGGAGTTCGCAGTCAAAGCATTTCGAATTATGGCGTTGAATATGCCAGTGATGATGCTCATTATGAATGTGACAATTGTTGCTGTTCTTTGGTTTGGTGCGGGGCAAACATGGGCGGGGAATTTACCAGTTGGCGAGCTTGTTGCTTTTATTAATTATGTAACCCAAGTATTATTTTCCCTTTTAATGGCAGGCATGCTGATGATGGCTGTTTCGCGTGCGAAAGCTTCAGCAAATCGTGTCAATGAACTACTTACGATAGAGGCAGAAAAGCAAATATTATCAGCTGAACCATTAAAAAATGTGCAAGGCCATATTGAATTTAATCATGTTTCTTTTACGTATGATAAGGATCAAGCATTGATACTGGATGCGATTAGCTTTGAAGCAAAGCCGGGGCAAACACTGGCGATTTTAGGAGCAGCTGGAGCGGGAAAATCAACGCTTATTCAACTAATTCCTGGGCTTTATGAAGCGACAGGGGGAACCGTGTCGATCGACGGGAAAAACGTATTAGATATCCCGTTTGATGAATTGCGAAAACAAATTGGCTACGTATTACAAGAAACTATTTTATTTAGTGGCACAATCTATGAGAATATTAGTTTTGGAAAATCAGCTGCTACTCGTGAAGAGGTGGAAGCGGCAGCAAAGGCGGCCAATGCACATGAATTCATTAGTAATATGCAGAATGGATATGAGACAAATCTTGGCCAACGTGGCGTTAATTTATCTGGTGGTCAAAAACAAAGAATTGCAATTGCACGTGCGTTATTACTTAGGCCTGCCGTGTTAATACTAGATGATAGTACAAGTGCTGTCGATGTAAAAACAGAAACGGCCATTCAGAAAGCTTTAAAAACAGAATGGAGCAACTCAACATGTATTTTTATTGCGCAACGGATTTCATCTGTTGTGGACGCGGATCATATTATTGTGATGGAAAATGGAAAAATTGCTGCGGAAGGAAATCATCCAGAATTACTTGCTGAAAGTAAGATATATCAAGACATTTACGCTTCACAGCAGAAGAGGGAGGAGGTATTACATGGTTAA
- a CDS encoding DUF4091 domain-containing protein, with amino-acid sequence MKNTSLKGAVGTTDTHYVKENTYKEDYKRVDFNEVIEMKAVTWEGNAWKGDRASAQFVLWTNDEGKEGVSLSVGDLVDSYNHKIKASSIKANFIQTTRAGRGNPSQGNPQEIIPDILFSSYPINMDETSVQPIWVSIDIPRDAVAGHYTGEMSVNTASGDEVIFTIQLEVLDITLPEVKDWTYFLDLWQNPFAVARINHIPEDQLWSQKHFDVMRPHYEMLAAAGQKSITTTVTTDPWDSQTYDPYHSMVKWVRKVDGTFDFDFSIFDMWVKFMMDIGIDKQIDAYSMVSWASKITYYDEAKKNDVIEKIDVNHPKWAEMWRAFLEAFVPHLDEKGWLDKTYMANDERPLADLGKAVDLIEEVSNGRLKISAAMNYNSLNDPQLDRIHHISVGLYHIQHDSKELINVSKRRRELGLLTTIYNCVGHYPNSFIRSIPVEGVWVIWDTMRHKADGYLRWAFDSFVKNPFETTDFKTWESGDAFLIYPGARSSVRFERMKEGIRDAVKVRYISRNDSHLGDAIETEIWKMNAVGYATDPYNGVKDPGIVNISQEVNRLKVVLDKATRRYIAQN; translated from the coding sequence ATGAAGAATACGTCTCTAAAAGGCGCTGTCGGAACAACTGATACACATTATGTAAAAGAAAACACCTACAAGGAAGACTATAAGCGTGTAGATTTTAATGAAGTTATAGAAATGAAAGCGGTGACATGGGAAGGGAATGCGTGGAAAGGTGATCGTGCAAGCGCCCAGTTTGTATTATGGACGAACGATGAAGGTAAAGAGGGCGTTTCCCTTTCCGTAGGGGATTTAGTAGATAGCTATAATCATAAAATAAAAGCTTCCAGTATAAAAGCAAATTTTATTCAAACAACCAGAGCGGGAAGAGGGAATCCCTCTCAAGGAAATCCACAGGAAATTATACCGGATATTCTTTTTTCCAGCTATCCGATAAACATGGATGAGACCAGTGTGCAGCCTATTTGGGTATCCATCGATATTCCGCGAGATGCTGTTGCAGGTCACTACACTGGGGAAATGAGCGTGAATACAGCTTCGGGTGATGAAGTGATTTTTACTATACAATTAGAAGTACTGGATATTACTTTACCTGAAGTAAAGGATTGGACGTATTTCCTTGATTTATGGCAGAATCCATTTGCAGTTGCAAGAATCAATCATATTCCTGAGGATCAGCTATGGTCACAAAAGCATTTCGATGTAATGAGGCCACATTATGAAATGCTAGCTGCAGCTGGCCAAAAGTCAATCACTACTACAGTGACCACTGACCCATGGGATTCGCAAACGTATGATCCGTATCACAGTATGGTGAAGTGGGTGCGGAAAGTTGATGGCACATTTGACTTTGATTTTTCAATTTTCGACATGTGGGTAAAGTTTATGATGGATATAGGTATTGACAAGCAGATTGATGCATACAGCATGGTTTCTTGGGCAAGTAAAATTACATATTATGATGAAGCTAAAAAGAATGATGTAATAGAAAAGATTGATGTAAATCATCCGAAATGGGCTGAAATGTGGCGTGCCTTTTTAGAAGCGTTTGTACCTCATCTTGATGAAAAGGGTTGGTTGGATAAAACTTATATGGCAAATGATGAAAGACCATTAGCTGATTTGGGAAAGGCAGTTGATTTAATTGAAGAAGTGTCTAATGGTAGGCTAAAGATTTCAGCTGCTATGAACTACAACAGTCTAAATGATCCACAACTAGATAGAATCCATCATATTTCAGTAGGACTATACCATATACAACATGATAGTAAGGAATTAATCAATGTATCTAAACGAAGAAGAGAGCTCGGGCTATTGACAACGATTTATAATTGTGTGGGACATTACCCAAATAGCTTTATCAGGTCCATCCCGGTGGAGGGCGTATGGGTAATATGGGACACGATGCGACACAAAGCAGATGGCTATTTAAGGTGGGCCTTCGACTCTTTTGTAAAGAATCCATTTGAAACAACAGATTTTAAAACTTGGGAGTCTGGAGATGCCTTCCTAATATACCCAGGTGCAAGAAGTTCCGTGCGTTTTGAAAGAATGAAGGAAGGGATTAGAGATGCTGTAAAGGTCAGATATATTTCTCGGAATGATAGTCATTTAGGAGATGCAATAGAAACAGAAATATGGAAGATGAATGCAGTTGGCTATGCAACTGATCCCTATAATGGGGTAAAAGATCCCGGAATTGTAAACATTTCACAAGAGGTAAATAGATTAAAGGTTGTTTTAGACAAGGCTACAAGAAGGTATATAGCTCAGAATTAG
- a CDS encoding 5-methyltetrahydropteroyltriglutamate--homocysteine S-methyltransferase, whose protein sequence is MTTTTLTKAPFRADHVGSLLRPDNLHKARKDFKEGAITAEQLREVETQEIKRIVDKQIEVGLELVTDGEFRRRFWHTDFLEHLNGIEGYIPELGYVFNGNEETERYNVRNVGKISFNPDHPHVKDFIEFNEIVAGRAVAKQTIPSPNQLFNVGIRDENIYPDIEEYADDVIQAYRDAIKAFYNAGVRYLQLDDVYIAGLSSPDIPFNDGKYTREYLIDLALKVANSVLEGKPEDLVVTTHLCRGNYRSNWAFQGSYGLIAPTLFAKEKVNGFFLEYDDERSGDFKPLDHIPNGGAQVVLGVVTSKYGKLEDKEVIKARIKEAAQYVPLEQLCLSPQCGFASTHHGNKLTEDQQWEKLRFIVEIAEDVWGK, encoded by the coding sequence ATGACAACTACAACTTTAACGAAAGCACCATTCAGAGCGGATCACGTCGGAAGTTTATTACGTCCAGATAATTTGCACAAAGCAAGAAAAGACTTTAAAGAAGGTGCAATTACCGCCGAACAATTACGTGAAGTGGAAACGCAAGAAATTAAACGGATCGTTGATAAGCAAATTGAAGTTGGCTTAGAACTTGTAACAGATGGTGAGTTTAGACGCCGATTTTGGCATACTGACTTTCTCGAGCACTTAAATGGAATAGAAGGTTATATTCCCGAATTAGGATATGTTTTTAACGGAAATGAAGAAACAGAAAGATATAATGTCCGAAACGTTGGAAAGATTTCATTCAATCCTGATCACCCACATGTTAAGGATTTTATTGAATTCAATGAAATTGTTGCTGGTCGTGCCGTTGCCAAACAAACCATTCCAAGCCCTAACCAATTATTTAATGTGGGTATAAGGGATGAAAACATCTATCCCGACATTGAAGAATATGCAGACGATGTTATTCAAGCTTATCGTGATGCGATTAAAGCTTTCTACAATGCAGGCGTCCGTTATTTACAACTAGATGATGTTTATATTGCAGGGCTTTCCTCTCCAGATATTCCTTTTAATGATGGCAAATATACAAGAGAATACTTAATTGATTTAGCTCTCAAAGTAGCAAACAGTGTATTGGAAGGAAAACCAGAAGATTTAGTGGTCACAACCCATCTATGCCGTGGAAACTATCGCTCCAACTGGGCATTTCAAGGTAGCTATGGACTGATCGCCCCTACTTTATTTGCAAAAGAAAAAGTAAATGGCTTTTTCCTAGAATATGATGATGAGCGCTCAGGTGACTTTAAACCATTGGACCATATTCCAAATGGTGGGGCACAAGTTGTTTTAGGCGTAGTCACCTCTAAATATGGAAAATTAGAAGACAAAGAAGTAATTAAAGCACGCATTAAAGAAGCGGCACAATATGTACCATTAGAGCAATTATGCTTAAGCCCACAATGCGGATTCGCTTCCACACATCATGGTAATAAACTAACGGAAGATCAGCAATGGGAAAAGCTGAGGTTTATTGTTGAAATTGCTGAGGATGTCTGGGGAAAATAA